One genomic segment of Amycolatopsis sp. Hca4 includes these proteins:
- a CDS encoding sigma-70 family RNA polymerase sigma factor gives MTAHRAEDPELTGWALRAGRGDPVALERFLRAAQPHVWRFVAALDSTRTADDLTQETFLRVLSALPRFRGDSSARTWVLAIARRVVADHIRAARARPRTTGTDWQAAAENVVPPERLDEQVVLDELVAALDEDRRAAFVLTQTLGLSYADAAEVCGCPVGTIRSRVARAREDLLAALAGRSSRLVG, from the coding sequence GTGACCGCACACCGCGCGGAAGACCCCGAACTGACCGGCTGGGCCCTGCGCGCGGGGCGCGGCGACCCGGTGGCGCTCGAGCGGTTCCTGCGGGCCGCCCAGCCGCACGTCTGGCGGTTCGTCGCCGCGCTGGACAGCACGCGCACCGCCGACGACCTCACCCAGGAGACGTTCCTGCGCGTGCTGAGCGCCCTGCCGCGGTTCCGGGGCGATTCCTCGGCCCGCACCTGGGTGCTGGCCATCGCCCGCCGGGTCGTGGCCGACCACATCCGCGCCGCACGGGCCCGGCCCCGCACCACCGGGACGGACTGGCAGGCCGCGGCCGAAAACGTCGTCCCGCCGGAACGGCTGGACGAGCAGGTCGTGCTGGACGAGCTGGTGGCCGCGCTCGACGAGGACCGCCGGGCAGCCTTCGTGCTCACCCAGACCCTCGGACTGTCCTATGCGGACGCCGCCGAGGTGTGCGGGTGCCCGGTCGGCACCATCCGGTCCCGCGTCGCGCGGGCCAGGGAGGACCTGCTCGCGGCGCTGGCGGGGCGCTCGTCCCGGCTCGTGGGCTGA
- a CDS encoding heavy-metal-associated domain-containing protein, whose product MIRTQYEVTGMTCGHCASSVREELGGLPGVRSVDVDVPSGAVDVASDTALDPAQVAEAVRTAGYRLVR is encoded by the coding sequence ATGATCCGGACACAGTACGAGGTCACCGGGATGACCTGCGGGCACTGCGCCAGCTCGGTCCGCGAGGAACTCGGGGGGCTGCCGGGGGTGCGCAGCGTCGACGTCGACGTCCCGAGCGGTGCGGTCGACGTGGCGAGCGACACCGCGCTCGACCCGGCGCAGGTCGCCGAAGCCGTCCGCACCGCCGGCTACCGGCTCGTCCGGTGA
- a CDS encoding cation-translocating P-type ATPase: MTCGSCAARIERKLNRLDGVRAGVNYATAKALVHVPPALTVDDIVQAVQASGYTATVPGAAAARATPDALRQRLKLSAALAVPVVAMAMVPPLQFPGWQWLSLVLATPVVTWGAWPLQRAALANLKHRTATMDTLVSIGVAAAYSWSLYALVFGDAGTIGMRHGFDLTPSGQGDGIYFEVATGVTLFILAGRFFEARSRRRAGAALRALLDLGAKDVSLLVDGREERVPIDRLRAGDVFVVRPGEKVATDGVVVDGASAVDLSLVTGEAVPVEVAPGAEVVGATVNLSGRLLVRAVRVGTETRLARIAAMVERAQNGKARVQRLADRVSAVFVPIVLVLSLATLAFWLLSGGSAGQAFTAAVAVLIIACPCALGLATPTALLVGTGRGAQLGVLVKGPEMLESTRRVDTVVLDKTGTITTGKMTLTAVRTADGVPADVALQLAAALESASEHPIALAVTEAARRRFGHVGQVAEFRTIAGFGVLGRVGRHRVVVGKPELLERFSIGVPAALAREKTKAEQAGNTAVVLAWDGLAHAVLVVADTVKPTSAPAVFALRRLGLNPVLLTGDNEAVARAIAVEAGITDVIAGVSPEQKVAVLAELQARGHVVAMIGDGVNDAAALAAADLGLAIGTGTDAAIEAADLTLVRGDLLAAVDAIRLARRTLSTIKANLFWALAYNVAAVPLAAAGLLNPMIAGAAMALSSCLVVSNSLRLTRFQGTTARAAR, translated from the coding sequence ATGACCTGCGGGTCGTGCGCCGCGAGGATCGAACGCAAGCTCAACCGGCTCGACGGCGTCCGCGCGGGCGTCAACTACGCGACCGCCAAGGCGCTCGTGCACGTTCCGCCCGCGCTGACGGTCGACGACATCGTGCAGGCGGTGCAGGCGAGCGGCTACACCGCGACGGTGCCCGGCGCGGCGGCGGCCAGGGCGACGCCGGACGCGCTGCGGCAACGGCTGAAGCTGTCCGCCGCGCTCGCGGTGCCCGTCGTCGCAATGGCGATGGTGCCGCCACTGCAGTTCCCGGGCTGGCAATGGCTTTCCCTGGTGCTGGCGACCCCGGTGGTCACCTGGGGCGCCTGGCCGCTGCAGCGGGCGGCGCTGGCGAACCTGAAGCACCGGACCGCGACCATGGACACGCTGGTGTCCATCGGGGTCGCCGCGGCGTACTCGTGGTCGCTCTACGCGCTGGTCTTCGGCGACGCCGGGACGATCGGGATGCGGCACGGGTTCGACCTCACCCCGTCCGGGCAGGGCGACGGGATCTACTTCGAAGTGGCCACCGGGGTGACGCTGTTCATCCTGGCCGGGCGCTTCTTCGAAGCACGGTCGCGCAGACGGGCCGGCGCGGCCCTGCGCGCGTTGCTCGACCTGGGCGCCAAGGACGTCTCGCTGCTGGTCGACGGCCGCGAGGAGCGGGTGCCGATCGACCGGTTGCGCGCGGGCGACGTGTTCGTCGTGCGGCCCGGCGAAAAGGTCGCGACCGACGGCGTGGTCGTCGACGGCGCTTCGGCGGTCGACCTGAGCCTGGTGACCGGCGAGGCGGTGCCGGTCGAGGTCGCGCCCGGCGCGGAAGTCGTCGGCGCCACGGTCAACCTCAGCGGCCGGCTGCTCGTGCGTGCCGTCCGGGTGGGCACGGAGACCCGGCTCGCGCGGATCGCCGCGATGGTCGAACGGGCGCAGAACGGGAAGGCGCGGGTGCAGCGGCTCGCCGACCGGGTGTCGGCGGTGTTCGTCCCGATCGTCCTCGTGCTTTCCCTGGCCACGCTGGCCTTCTGGCTGCTGTCCGGCGGGAGTGCCGGGCAGGCGTTCACCGCGGCGGTGGCCGTGCTGATCATCGCCTGCCCGTGCGCGCTCGGCCTGGCCACCCCGACCGCGCTGCTCGTCGGCACCGGCCGCGGGGCCCAGCTCGGCGTGCTGGTCAAGGGGCCTGAGATGCTGGAGTCCACCCGCCGCGTCGACACCGTCGTGCTCGACAAGACCGGCACCATCACCACCGGGAAGATGACGCTCACCGCGGTCCGCACCGCCGACGGCGTGCCCGCGGACGTCGCCCTGCAGCTGGCCGCGGCGCTGGAAAGCGCGTCGGAACACCCCATCGCGCTCGCCGTCACCGAAGCCGCCCGCCGCCGCTTCGGCCACGTGGGGCAGGTCGCCGAGTTCCGGACCATCGCCGGGTTCGGGGTGCTGGGCCGGGTCGGGCGGCACCGGGTCGTCGTCGGGAAGCCGGAACTGCTGGAGCGGTTCTCGATCGGCGTCCCGGCGGCGCTGGCCCGCGAGAAGACCAAGGCCGAGCAGGCCGGGAACACCGCGGTGGTGCTCGCCTGGGACGGCCTCGCGCACGCCGTGCTCGTCGTCGCCGACACCGTGAAGCCGACGTCCGCGCCTGCGGTGTTCGCCCTGCGCCGGCTGGGCCTGAACCCGGTCCTGCTCACCGGCGACAACGAAGCCGTGGCACGGGCGATCGCCGTCGAGGCGGGCATCACCGACGTGATCGCCGGGGTGTCGCCGGAGCAGAAGGTCGCGGTGCTGGCGGAGCTGCAGGCGCGCGGGCACGTGGTCGCGATGATCGGCGACGGCGTGAACGACGCCGCCGCGCTGGCCGCCGCCGACCTCGGGCTGGCCATCGGCACCGGCACCGACGCGGCCATCGAGGCCGCCGACCTGACGCTGGTGCGCGGCGACCTGCTGGCCGCCGTCGACGCGATCCGGCTCGCCCGGCGCACCCTGAGCACGATCAAGGCGAACCTGTTCTGGGCGTTGGCCTACAACGTCGCCGCGGTGCCACTGGCGGCCGCGGGCCTGCTGAACCCGATGATCGCCGGCGCGGCGATGGCGCTGTCGAGCTGCCTGGTGGTGTCCAACAGCCTGCGGTTGACCCGGTTCCAGGGCACGACCGCGCGGGCGGCGCGCTGA
- a CDS encoding DUF5134 domain-containing protein gives MIEATGLRWILTAVFAAAGAFCLCRCIRHGTAASRIGDVLHAAMCAAMVAMVWPATMGLAGLPQVVLFGFAAAWFAVAAARGGAHGSRWHPGYHAVMMLAMVWMVFAMPRAMVGGGTATTTDMPGMEGMAMALPPAGGGVPADVVLVALPLAIAFGLAGTVFLARGLDGARVAPPSVRTAGWGADALMGLSTSVLLLAML, from the coding sequence GTGATCGAGGCGACCGGGTTGCGGTGGATCCTGACGGCGGTCTTCGCGGCGGCGGGGGCGTTCTGCCTCTGCCGCTGCATCCGGCACGGCACGGCGGCGAGCCGGATCGGCGACGTGCTGCACGCGGCGATGTGCGCGGCCATGGTCGCCATGGTGTGGCCGGCCACGATGGGTCTGGCCGGCCTCCCGCAGGTGGTGCTGTTCGGGTTCGCCGCCGCGTGGTTCGCCGTGGCGGCCGCGCGCGGCGGCGCGCACGGGAGCCGGTGGCACCCCGGCTACCACGCCGTGATGATGCTCGCGATGGTGTGGATGGTGTTCGCCATGCCCCGCGCCATGGTCGGCGGCGGAACGGCGACGACCACGGACATGCCGGGCATGGAAGGCATGGCCATGGCCCTCCCGCCGGCCGGCGGGGGCGTGCCCGCGGACGTCGTGCTCGTCGCGCTGCCGCTGGCGATCGCCTTCGGCCTGGCGGGCACGGTGTTCCTGGCCCGGGGCCTCGACGGGGCGCGGGTGGCGCCGCCGTCGGTGCGCACGGCCGGGTGGGGTGCCGACGCCCTGATGGGCCTCAGCACCTCCGTGCTGCTGCTCGCGATGCTGTGA
- a CDS encoding PepSY domain-containing protein, which translates to MSIYQSDERTADSADAGKPAPELRFTWAGVRPLLLRLHFYAGVFVGPFLLVAALTGLAYTWTPQIEQAVYDHELHVPAGPGSVPLAQQAAAAKAVVPDGTVTGIRPGAAPTDATQVVFDRPGLAPSYHHTVFVDPHTGGIRGQLETYGSGQALPLRAWIDGLHANLQLGDFGRWYSELAASWLWVVVLAGIALWAGRRKRSRSARGRLLSWHRMTGLAIAAGLLFLSATGLTWSEHAGDTISELRAQLDWTTPSVPTALPRPPGADVGVDAVRAATLQAGLADPVEIRPPSAPGKAYVVQQVGRDWPTRADSMAVDPDGGRITGTLRFADYSLAAKLARWGIDAHMGLLFGVANQIVLTLLAAGLVAVIFWGYRMWWLRRPTRGEKRWGRPPVRGTWRRIPGRVLAPFLVVTAVVGYYLPVFGLSLLAFLVVDLVVGARREEVPS; encoded by the coding sequence ATGTCGATCTACCAGAGCGACGAGCGCACAGCCGACTCAGCCGACGCAGGCAAGCCGGCTCCAGAACTGCGGTTCACCTGGGCCGGCGTGCGGCCGCTGCTGCTGCGGCTGCACTTCTACGCCGGCGTCTTCGTCGGCCCGTTCCTGCTCGTCGCCGCGCTGACCGGGCTCGCCTACACCTGGACCCCGCAGATCGAACAGGCCGTCTACGACCACGAGCTGCACGTCCCCGCCGGGCCCGGCAGCGTTCCGCTGGCCCAGCAGGCCGCCGCCGCCAAGGCCGTCGTCCCCGACGGGACGGTCACCGGGATCCGGCCCGGGGCGGCGCCCACCGACGCGACCCAGGTCGTCTTCGACCGGCCCGGGCTCGCTCCCAGCTACCACCACACCGTCTTCGTCGACCCGCACACCGGCGGGATCCGCGGACAGCTCGAAACCTACGGCTCCGGGCAGGCGCTGCCGCTGCGGGCCTGGATCGACGGCCTGCACGCCAACCTGCAGCTCGGGGACTTCGGCCGCTGGTACAGCGAACTCGCGGCCAGCTGGCTGTGGGTCGTCGTGCTCGCCGGGATCGCGTTGTGGGCGGGGAGGCGCAAGAGGTCGCGCAGTGCGCGCGGCCGGCTGCTGTCCTGGCACCGGATGACCGGCTTGGCGATCGCGGCCGGGCTGCTGTTCCTCTCGGCCACCGGGCTCACCTGGTCCGAGCACGCCGGCGACACCATCAGTGAACTGCGCGCCCAGCTGGACTGGACAACGCCCTCGGTGCCGACCGCGCTGCCCAGGCCCCCGGGCGCCGACGTCGGGGTCGATGCCGTGCGCGCCGCGACCCTGCAGGCGGGCCTGGCCGATCCGGTGGAGATCCGCCCGCCTTCCGCGCCGGGGAAGGCCTACGTCGTGCAGCAGGTCGGCCGTGACTGGCCGACCCGGGCCGACTCGATGGCCGTCGACCCCGACGGCGGCCGGATCACCGGCACGCTGCGGTTCGCCGACTACTCCCTGGCCGCCAAGCTGGCCCGCTGGGGGATCGACGCCCACATGGGACTGCTCTTCGGCGTCGCGAACCAGATCGTCCTCACGCTGCTGGCCGCCGGGCTCGTCGCGGTCATCTTCTGGGGGTACCGGATGTGGTGGCTGCGCCGCCCGACCCGCGGAGAGAAGCGGTGGGGTCGCCCGCCGGTGCGCGGGACCTGGCGCCGGATTCCCGGGCGGGTGCTCGCGCCGTTCCTCGTGGTGACCGCGGTCGTCGGCTACTACCTGCCGGTGTTCGGCCTGTCACTGCTGGCTTTCCTGGTCGTCGACCTGGTCGTCGGCGCGCGTCGCGAGGAGGTGCCGTCGTGA
- a CDS encoding HAD family hydrolase produces the protein MCLDIDDTLIDCTAAIRRSLHILTGRGDLWPLWDLITEEHVALVVAGELDYATMHQRRTDCFLAEIGILADAEQVSSFERRRRELLDHSWQLFDDVLDCLEWLRAAGLMLAAVTNASGGHQRKKIADLGLAPFFDHVAIAGELGVAKPDPVMFHTVCLGLGCAPAQAVHVGDKLDTDAIGARDAGLGAVWLDRDRIGERAPEGVHTVAGLAELPELLVSEYATIGVPAQRGSGTPAFTVRNGVL, from the coding sequence GTGTGCCTGGACATCGACGACACGCTCATCGACTGCACCGCCGCGATCCGCCGGAGCCTCCACATCCTCACCGGCCGGGGTGACCTGTGGCCGCTGTGGGACCTGATCACCGAAGAGCACGTCGCCCTCGTCGTGGCGGGCGAACTCGACTACGCGACGATGCACCAGCGGCGCACCGACTGCTTCCTCGCCGAAATCGGCATCCTCGCCGACGCCGAGCAGGTGAGCTCCTTCGAACGCCGTCGAAGAGAACTGCTCGACCACTCGTGGCAGCTGTTCGACGACGTCCTCGACTGCCTGGAGTGGCTGCGCGCGGCGGGCCTGATGCTGGCCGCGGTGACGAACGCCTCAGGCGGCCACCAGCGGAAGAAGATCGCCGACCTGGGCCTGGCGCCGTTCTTCGACCACGTCGCCATCGCCGGCGAGCTCGGCGTGGCCAAGCCCGACCCGGTGATGTTCCACACGGTGTGCCTCGGCCTGGGCTGCGCGCCCGCCCAGGCGGTCCACGTCGGCGACAAACTGGACACCGACGCGATCGGCGCCCGCGACGCGGGCCTGGGCGCGGTCTGGCTCGACCGCGACCGCATCGGCGAGCGGGCGCCGGAGGGCGTCCACACGGTGGCGGGTCTCGCGGAGCTGCCTGAGCTGCTGGTTTCGGAGTACGCCACGATCGGCGTCCCGGCCCAGCGCGGCAGTGGCACCCCCGCGTTCACGGTCCGGAACGGCGTGCTCTAG
- a CDS encoding FAD-dependent oxidoreductase: protein MVEMTERTTCVVIGGGPAGMVTGLLLARAGVEVTVLEKHADFLRDFRGDTVHPSTLTLLDELGLGEKFHALPHSELRSAGFPQENGDLMKLADFTRLKVAHPYIAMVPQWDFLDLLAESARKEPTFVQRMETECTGLVREHGRVDGITYRTSAGETGEIRADLVIAADGRWSLARREAGLVPREYDCPFDVWWFRLSRGEAEEGGMLLPKMRDRRFAVPLPRPDFYQVAYLAPKGEDLRAKGIEAFRENVTQICPEFADRVHELAAMDDVKFLDVRLNLLRRWHVDGLLCLGDAAHAMSPIGGVGINLAVQDAVAAATLLAEPLRRGRPTEAELAKVRARRLAPTLLVQGLQRLMHRTVVRGVMNGKRNGPPEPMIKAFARFPGLSYVPARLLGLGLRPEHAPAFARRPMEPVSRA, encoded by the coding sequence ATGGTCGAGATGACCGAGCGCACGACCTGCGTCGTCATCGGTGGCGGGCCGGCCGGGATGGTCACGGGGTTGCTGCTGGCCCGGGCCGGCGTCGAGGTGACGGTGCTGGAGAAGCACGCCGACTTCCTGCGGGACTTCCGCGGGGACACGGTCCACCCGTCGACGCTGACGCTGCTCGACGAACTGGGGCTCGGCGAGAAGTTCCACGCGCTGCCGCACAGCGAGCTGCGCTCGGCCGGCTTCCCCCAGGAGAACGGCGACCTGATGAAGCTCGCTGACTTCACCCGGCTGAAGGTCGCGCACCCGTACATCGCGATGGTCCCGCAGTGGGACTTCCTCGACCTGCTCGCCGAAAGCGCGCGCAAGGAGCCGACGTTCGTCCAGCGGATGGAGACCGAGTGCACCGGCCTGGTCCGCGAGCACGGCCGCGTCGACGGCATCACCTACCGCACGAGCGCCGGTGAGACCGGCGAAATCCGCGCCGACCTGGTGATCGCCGCCGACGGCCGCTGGTCGCTGGCCCGCCGCGAGGCCGGCTTGGTGCCGCGGGAGTACGACTGCCCGTTCGACGTCTGGTGGTTCCGGCTCTCGCGCGGCGAAGCCGAGGAAGGCGGCATGCTGCTGCCCAAGATGCGCGACCGCCGCTTCGCGGTGCCGCTCCCCCGGCCGGACTTCTACCAGGTCGCCTACCTGGCGCCGAAGGGCGAGGACCTGCGCGCCAAGGGCATCGAAGCGTTCCGCGAGAACGTGACGCAGATCTGCCCCGAGTTCGCCGACCGGGTGCACGAGCTGGCGGCGATGGACGACGTCAAGTTCCTCGACGTGCGGCTCAACCTGCTGCGCAGGTGGCACGTCGACGGGCTGCTGTGCCTCGGCGACGCGGCGCACGCGATGTCGCCGATCGGCGGTGTCGGCATCAACCTGGCGGTGCAGGACGCGGTCGCGGCGGCGACGCTGCTGGCCGAGCCGCTGCGGCGGGGCCGTCCGACGGAGGCCGAGCTGGCGAAGGTGCGTGCGCGGCGGCTGGCGCCGACGCTGCTGGTGCAGGGGCTGCAGCGCCTGATGCACCGGACCGTGGTGCGCGGGGTGATGAACGGCAAGCGCAACGGCCCGCCGGAGCCGATGATCAAGGCGTTCGCGCGGTTCCCGGGACTGTCGTACGTCCCGGCCCGGCTCCTCGGCCTCGGGCTGCGGCCGGAGCACGCTCCGGCGTTCGCCCGGCGGCCGATGGAGCCGGTGAGCCGGGCTTAG
- a CDS encoding fumarylacetoacetate hydrolase family protein produces the protein MRLARIAHPGGVAFASIEGDGDDAQVLEIAEHPFGQPNFTGKRWPLADVRLLAPILPSKVIAVGRNYAKHAAEFGNEVPSDPMLFLKPSTTVIGPNAAIRRPSGIGRVDFEGELAIVIGQPVKNVPAARAASVILGYTVANDVSARDLQKSDGQWGRAKGFDTFCPIGPWIETSIDAADLALRSEVDGELKQDGRTSDLVHKIPELVEFVSGVMTLLPGDVILTGTPEGVGPIEGGQSVSITIEGIGTLTNPVENV, from the coding sequence GTGCGCCTAGCCCGTATTGCTCATCCCGGTGGTGTCGCGTTCGCCTCGATCGAAGGCGACGGCGACGACGCCCAGGTCCTCGAAATCGCCGAACACCCCTTCGGCCAGCCGAACTTCACCGGCAAGCGCTGGCCGCTGGCCGACGTCCGGCTGCTCGCGCCGATCCTGCCCTCGAAGGTGATCGCGGTCGGCCGCAACTACGCCAAGCACGCGGCCGAGTTCGGCAACGAGGTGCCCAGCGACCCGATGCTGTTCCTCAAGCCGTCGACCACGGTCATCGGGCCCAACGCGGCCATCCGCCGCCCGTCCGGCATCGGCCGCGTCGACTTCGAAGGCGAGCTGGCCATCGTCATCGGCCAGCCGGTGAAGAACGTGCCGGCCGCCCGCGCCGCGAGCGTCATCCTCGGCTACACGGTCGCCAACGACGTCAGCGCCCGCGACCTGCAGAAGTCCGACGGCCAGTGGGGCCGCGCCAAGGGCTTCGACACCTTCTGCCCGATCGGCCCGTGGATCGAGACGTCGATCGACGCCGCCGACCTGGCGCTGCGGAGCGAGGTCGACGGCGAGCTCAAGCAGGACGGCCGTACTTCGGACCTCGTCCACAAGATCCCCGAGCTGGTCGAGTTCGTCTCCGGCGTCATGACGCTGCTGCCCGGCGACGTCATCCTCACCGGCACCCCCGAGGGCGTCGGCCCGATCGAGGGTGGCCAGAGCGTCTCGATCACCATCGAAGGCATCGGCACCCTGACCAACCCGGTCGAGAACGTCTAA
- the cimA gene encoding citramalate synthase, with amino-acid sequence MTRQEPADTPLGDAFHLYDTTLRDGAQREGITYSVQDKLAVARLLDELGVGFVEGGWPGALPKDTEFFARAAKGELKLKHAALVAFGATRKAGTTAEADPQVRALLDSEAPVITLVAKSDLRHIERALRVDVDEACAMVRDTVAFLTGEGRRVFLDAEHFFDGYAFSPETSLRVLDAAAHAGADVLVLCDTNGGQLPLGLAETVRTIKEKTGFRLGIHCQDDTSCAVANSVAAVQAGATHVQCTANGYGERAGNADLFAVTGNLVTKLGLDVLPTGGAAELTRVSHALAEIANIAPYTHQAYVGASAFAHKAGLHASAIKVDPLLYNHIDPSSVGNDMRVLVTEMAGRASLELKGRELGVDLAGRPEALTSAITKVKRLEAEGWSFEAADASLELLLRQETGVPAEAPFALESYRVVLDHRAGGEVMAEATVKVHVGGERVIATAEGIGPVHALDAALRKALSPHLSWLDSVELSDYKVRILQGHPGTDAVTRVLVESTDGEREWTTVGVHGNIVEASWLALCDALVHKSTTVA; translated from the coding sequence GTGACCCGCCAGGAGCCCGCCGATACGCCGCTGGGCGATGCCTTCCACCTCTACGACACGACCCTGCGCGACGGCGCGCAGCGGGAGGGCATCACCTACTCGGTGCAGGACAAGCTGGCGGTCGCCCGGCTGCTGGACGAGCTCGGCGTCGGGTTCGTCGAAGGCGGCTGGCCCGGGGCGCTCCCCAAGGACACCGAGTTCTTCGCCCGCGCCGCCAAGGGCGAGCTGAAGCTCAAGCACGCCGCGCTCGTCGCGTTCGGCGCGACCCGCAAGGCCGGCACCACCGCCGAAGCCGATCCGCAGGTGCGGGCCCTGCTCGACAGCGAAGCCCCGGTCATCACCCTCGTCGCCAAGTCCGACCTGCGGCACATCGAGCGCGCTCTCCGCGTCGACGTCGACGAGGCCTGCGCCATGGTCAGGGACACCGTCGCATTCCTCACCGGGGAAGGCCGCCGGGTCTTCCTTGACGCCGAACACTTCTTCGACGGCTACGCGTTTTCGCCCGAAACCTCGCTCCGGGTGCTCGACGCCGCCGCGCACGCGGGGGCCGACGTCCTCGTGCTCTGCGACACCAACGGCGGGCAGCTGCCGCTCGGCCTGGCCGAAACCGTCCGCACCATCAAGGAAAAGACCGGATTCCGGCTCGGGATCCACTGTCAGGACGACACTTCCTGCGCCGTGGCGAACTCCGTCGCCGCGGTGCAGGCCGGCGCGACGCACGTCCAGTGCACCGCCAACGGTTACGGGGAGCGGGCCGGCAACGCCGACCTGTTCGCCGTGACGGGAAACCTGGTGACCAAGCTCGGCCTCGACGTCCTCCCGACCGGAGGCGCCGCCGAGCTCACCCGGGTCTCCCATGCCCTTGCCGAAATCGCGAACATCGCCCCCTACACCCACCAGGCCTACGTAGGGGCGTCGGCCTTCGCCCACAAGGCGGGACTGCACGCGAGCGCGATCAAGGTGGATCCGTTGCTGTACAACCACATCGATCCGTCTTCCGTCGGCAACGACATGCGGGTACTGGTCACCGAGATGGCCGGCAGGGCCAGCCTCGAGCTCAAGGGACGTGAGCTCGGGGTCGACCTTGCCGGCCGGCCCGAGGCGCTGACGAGCGCCATCACGAAGGTCAAGCGACTGGAGGCGGAGGGCTGGTCGTTCGAGGCCGCCGACGCCTCCCTGGAACTCCTGCTGCGTCAGGAAACCGGCGTCCCCGCCGAAGCGCCGTTCGCGCTGGAGTCCTACCGGGTGGTGCTCGACCACCGCGCGGGCGGCGAGGTGATGGCCGAGGCCACGGTCAAGGTGCACGTCGGCGGCGAGCGCGTGATCGCCACCGCCGAGGGCATCGGGCCCGTGCACGCCCTCGACGCCGCCCTGCGGAAGGCGCTCTCCCCGCACCTGTCCTGGTTGGACAGTGTGGAGCTGTCCGACTACAAGGTGCGCATCCTGCAGGGCCACCCCGGCACCGACGCGGTGACGCGCGTGCTGGTCGAGAGCACCGACGGCGAACGCGAGTGGACCACGGTCGGGGTGCACGGCAACATCGTCGAGGCCAGCTGGCTGGCCCTGTGCGACGCGCTCGTGCACAAGAGCACCACCGTGGCCTAG
- a CDS encoding 3-isopropylmalate dehydrogenase — MRLAVIPGDGIGPEVVSEALKVLGEVVPTAEITNYDLGAARWHSTGELLPESVLGELRQHDAILLGAVGDPTVPSGILERGLLLRLRFEMDHHVNLRPARLYPGVRGPLADAGDVDMVVVREGTEGPYAGTGGLIRKDTEHEIATEVSVNTAFGVRRVVADAFNRAEARPRKHLTLVHKTNVLSFAGSLWSRIVEEVSLEHPEVTVAYSHVDAATIHLVTDPSRFDVIVTDNLFGDIITDLAAAVTGGIGLAASGNLDMTRRNPSMFEPVHGSAPDIAGQGLADPTAAVLSVALLLDHLGQKEAARRIEASVAFDLATRDQSSPGATQAIGDRLAALVSSNVRTAG, encoded by the coding sequence ATGCGGCTCGCGGTGATCCCAGGAGACGGGATCGGGCCCGAGGTGGTCTCCGAGGCGCTGAAGGTGCTCGGCGAGGTAGTACCGACGGCGGAGATCACGAACTACGACCTCGGCGCCGCCCGATGGCACTCGACCGGCGAGCTGCTCCCGGAGTCGGTCCTCGGCGAGCTCCGCCAGCACGACGCGATCCTGCTGGGCGCGGTCGGCGACCCGACGGTGCCGAGCGGCATCCTGGAGCGCGGCCTGCTGCTGCGCCTGCGGTTCGAGATGGACCACCACGTCAACCTGCGCCCGGCGCGGCTCTACCCGGGCGTGCGAGGCCCGCTGGCCGACGCGGGCGACGTCGACATGGTCGTCGTGCGCGAAGGCACCGAAGGCCCGTACGCGGGTACCGGCGGCCTGATCCGCAAGGACACCGAGCACGAGATCGCGACCGAGGTCAGCGTCAACACCGCGTTCGGTGTCCGGCGCGTGGTCGCCGACGCGTTCAACCGCGCCGAGGCCCGCCCGCGCAAGCACCTGACGCTGGTGCACAAGACCAACGTGCTCTCGTTCGCGGGTTCGCTGTGGTCGCGGATCGTCGAAGAGGTCTCGCTGGAGCACCCGGAGGTGACGGTCGCGTACTCCCATGTGGACGCGGCGACCATCCACCTGGTCACGGACCCGTCGCGGTTCGACGTGATCGTCACCGACAACCTGTTCGGCGACATCATCACCGACCTCGCGGCCGCGGTCACCGGCGGCATCGGGCTGGCGGCCAGTGGCAACCTGGACATGACCCGCCGCAACCCGAGCATGTTCGAGCCGGTGCACGGCTCGGCGCCGGACATCGCGGGCCAGGGGCTGGCCGACCCGACGGCCGCGGTGCTGTCGGTGGCGCTGCTGCTGGACCACCTGGGGCAGAAGGAGGCCGCGCGGCGGATCGAGGCGTCGGTGGCGTTCGACCTGGCCACCCGCGACCAGTCCTCGCCGGGGGCCACGCAGGCGATCGGCGACCGGCTGGCGGCGCTCGTGTCTTCCAACGTGCGGACGGCCGGCTGA